A genomic window from Silene latifolia isolate original U9 population chromosome 11, ASM4854445v1, whole genome shotgun sequence includes:
- the LOC141615266 gene encoding kinesin-like protein KIN-5C: MNEDLQLTLTVPSGGNDSRQRFHDSIEHMKDTSEFINEYLIKIREESSKLSAHASQMEETQIKCISEFQNVFKERSKIDFEKLIANMTDLVTRLT; this comes from the exons ATGAATGAGGATCTTCAATTAACTCTCACCGTCCCATCAGGTGGAAACGATTCTCGCCAG AGGTTTCATGATAGCATTGAACACATGAAGGATACTTCGGAGTTCATTAATGAATACCTAATCAAGATCAGAGAAGAATCAAGTAAACTTTCTGCTCATGCATCTCAGATGGAGGAGACTCAGATAAAGTGTATTTCTGAATTTCAAAACGTATTTAAG GAACGATCaaaaattgattttgaaaaactTATTGCCAATATGACCGACTTAGTCACTAGACTCACTTAG